A segment of the Streptomyces sp. NBC_01235 genome:
AGCGCGATGAGTGGTCGGCCGGCGTCGGCTGAGCACGCTCCGCTGTTTCACATACGTGCGGAGACTCCGCCGACCTGCGGGACTGGGCCGGCTGCGCGGTCCGCCCCGTGACCGGGCACCTGGCTGTGCGTCCAGCGCGGGCGCGCCCTGGCAGAGAACGTCCCCAAGGTCCGTGGCAGCCGGCAGAGCACGGCCTCCGGCCTGATCCACGCGATCCACGCGATCCACGCGATCCACGCGATCCATGCGATCAACGCGATCCACGCGATCGACGCGGTCTGGCGTGCGCCGGCCGCCGCGGGTGACCCTCCACCGAGTGCGGGCGCGCCCCGACCGACCCGTCGGTGCGCCCGGCGACGGGAGTCGAGGGGGGCGTCCGACCCGGCCCGGGGAACCCGACCCTGCCAAAGCCATCGTCTGCGTCTGCTGTTTTCCGTAGCCTCAAGGGCACAAGAACCACCGTGCGCCGCACCGTACTTGATCCGCATCAGTCGACAACGCGCCGAAGGGAAACCGGTCATGGCCGTCGAGGCCGAGGTTCTGAACGAACTGCACCGGCTGCGCAGCCGTATGCCGCAGCTGACGGGAGCGTTGGCGGCCGGCGTGGACGGCCTCGTCCTCGCCCAGGACATGGCGGATGTGGAGCCGGAAGGGTTGGCCGCGCTCACCGCGGCGGCGCTCGCCGTGGGGTGCCGCATGGCCGATCTCGCGGCCCGCGGCGAGTTCCGCGAACTACTGGTGCGCGGCGCCGGGGGATACCTCGCGACGTACGCGGCCGGGCCGTCCGCCGTCCTGACGCTGCTCGCCGACGACCGCGCCAACGTCGGCCGTCTGCACCTGGAGGGGCGGCGCAGCGGCGCACGCATCGCCGAGCTCGTGGCGACGCGGTTCACCGAGGACCGGCCCGTCGTCACCCGTGGCCTGCCGACCCCGCCGTCGGCCGCGCGCGGCCGGACCCTCGGCGCCCTGCCCATCCGTATCCCGCCGCAGTCCCGGTACCAGCCCTGACGGAGCCCGGCGGCCGAGCCGTACCCGGCCCGGTCAGACCCCGCCGCCCTCCGCTTCCGCACGGCCGCGTCGGCCGCCGACGCCGCGCCGCCGCCCGCCACCGCGCTCCGGGCCCGCACCGGCGCCCGACGAGGGCGCGCTGAACCCGCCGGGGACGAGACGCGGCGGCCCCACGGTCGGCGCCGGACGGCCGTGAGCCTCCCGACCTGCACCTGTACCTGTACCTGTACCTGGACCTGTACCTGTGGTCGGGCTCGGCCCTGACCCCGGACTCGTACGGGTGTCCGTCTCCGCATCCGGAACGCGCGGCGGTGGTGGAACCGCCCGGCTCAGGACGCGGGTGTGGGGCATCAACGGGGCGCAGGCGGAGCAGACTTCGCTGAGTGTCCAGACCTGGCCGACCGACGGGTCGTGCCGCAGGACGAGGACGACCGCGCCCGCGCAGGCGATCCGGGTGCCCTCGTGCGCGGCGCACCGCTGGCGGCGGCACCAGCAGGCCGCGTCGTGATGCACCGCGGCGGCTCTGGCGTGCGCGGCCGCGTGGGCCTCGGCGAAGCGGCGCAGGGCCGCCACGTCCCGGGAGCGCGGCGGCATCGCGCAGGCCGAGGAGCAGGTGACCGACGCGGTGCGGTCCCGGTGTCCGACCACGCGGATCGTCCAGGAGCGGCCCGGACGACGGGCCGAAGGGGCGTCAGGGTGCATAAGAGCCAAAGCACATGTCCTTCGTGGGGGAGGAACAAGGGGAGGGCGACGGGCGAGCTGGGGAGCGGGGAGCGGTCCGGGGATGATGGTTCCGGCACGGACCGCCGGAAGTGACCTCGTTCACAGCATGCCCGTGGCCCGGCGGACCATTCGCGGTGTGCCCCCTCCGGCGGACACACTGCCTGTCGGTGAGTACCCCTAAGCTCCCTCCATGAGCACAGGGGGACCCCACAGACGTGTTGTCGACGGCCGCTTCGAACTCGTCGAGCGACTCGGCGGCGGAGGCATGGGCCTGGTGTGGCGGGCCCACGACCTGGCGTTGCGCCGGGACGTGGCCGTGAAGGAGGTCCGGCCCCCGGACCCGGACCTGGCCGAGTACGACCCCGAGGGCGCCCGCACGCTGCGCGAGCGCGTCCTGCGGGAGGCCCGCGCGCTGGCCCGGGTCCACCACCCCAACGTCGTCACGATCCACCACATCGTCGACGGCGGCGAGAACACCTATCCGTGGATCGTGATGGAGCTGGTCGAGGGGGGCTCTCTCCAGGACCGGCTCCAGCGGGGTGTGATGACCCCCGTCGAGGCCGCGCGTCTGGGCCGTGAGGTGCTGTCCGCGCTGCGTGCCGCGCACGCCGTCGGGATCGAGCACCGCGACGTGAAACCCGCCAACGTCCTGCTGCGCCCCGACGGGCGGCCCGTGCTCACCGACTTCGGCATCGCCGCCGTCCGGGAGTCCGCCGGCCTCACCGCCACCGGCGCCGTCA
Coding sequences within it:
- a CDS encoding roadblock/LC7 domain-containing protein → MAVEAEVLNELHRLRSRMPQLTGALAAGVDGLVLAQDMADVEPEGLAALTAAALAVGCRMADLAARGEFRELLVRGAGGYLATYAAGPSAVLTLLADDRANVGRLHLEGRRSGARIAELVATRFTEDRPVVTRGLPTPPSAARGRTLGALPIRIPPQSRYQP